CTTGGAAAAGTCCTCAAAATTTTTATCATGATGCTTCTATTCTCAACAATGCCTTCCACTTTCATGCACCATACATGGATTGGAAACAAAGAACTTTAAAGTTACTTAAAAGTAGGAGTAGTTATGTCAAAGCCAGATTTTTTTCGGACAATTCTTTATCTGATTAAGTGACACATATGTAGTAGTTATGACCATTATTTCCACATTGGTATGTTGATGTTAATATAGTACAGAAAGAGGGAGGGGAATGTCTAAGGGGTTTGAAGAATTTAATATAATCAAATTGGATTTTAAAAATGAAGTGAAGAAAATAACTGGAGAAGAGAAAAAGTTCCCGAAATATACAACCCAGATTATCAATTTAGCTAATCAAAATGCTCAAGGCACGAGACCTAAGGTTGTTGGCCAGTTATCGGAACTGATACAGCAATGTCCTGATAAAAGTTATGAAGGTTGGCGAAGATGGTATTTGGAACGTTATCCTGATGCTATTGAAAAGGCAACAAAGAAAATTAGTCGGATGATAGAAAAGATGAAAGAGGCAATGGATTTAATAGATGAAAAGATGGTTAGGGAATGGGTAGAAGACTTGGTCATAACAAAAACTGCAAAGGGCCTAATAATCCAGGAGATTATTCTAAAGACTCTTGCAGATTCTGTAGGTTGCAAATGGCGTTTAGCAACACCAGAAGAAGAAAGTAAAAATATTGATGGATTTATCGGATCCACACCAATTTCTATTAAACCAATAACTTATAGATCAAAAAAGCCAACAGTAAGAGAAGAAATAGATGTTGAGATGATCTTCTATAAAGAAACTGACAGGTACCTTTATATTTACCATAACTTAGATCTCGATTAATTTGGCCTGCACCCGCTTTTTATAGGTTTTTTCTATATCTAATGCGCTTATTTCTTTATAATGGACTTCTAAAGTGTTATCATCTCTTTTTTTATAATTTTTCATTAAATATAATCGAATATTTCGCTCTTGGCCCGTTACAACCCTAAACCCATAATTCACCGATAAATATTTTCCACCTTTTTCTTTGACAAAATCCATATGCTTCCTTATACGCTCCATGACAACTTCTTTGGCAAACTTTATAGTTTCAGCTATTCTTGACTCTATCAACTCCTTGAAGTTAGGATCGATCTCATAACCTATAGAATTTCTCCCCGTACAAGCCGCTGCAGCCGTAGTGGTCCCTGTACCTAAAAAAGGATCTAAAACCCAATCTCCAATTATTGAATACATGTTTATTAACCTGTAGGCAAGTTCAAATGGATATGCCGCAGCTCTTTCCCTTAAACCCTTATGGTTTAGCTTTTGTGAAACACCGGTTAGATCTGTCCATACATCCGAGAACCACTTGTTCCGCTCTTCCCAGAAGTATGCGCTCTCTCTCCTTCTTTCCTTTTCCTCTTCTGTTTTGAATTGGCGAGGCCCATCCTTTCGGAATATTAATATGTATTCGTGTTCATGGGTTACATAAGCATTTGGTGGTAGCATCCCAGAACCCATAAATTTTGTTGGCTTATTTGACTGCTTCCTCCAAATTATAAATGGCAAAACCTGATACCCAAGACTTTCTGAAAAGAAACTGATTATCCGGCTATGGTTAGGATACAATCTGAACTCGTCTCCAACTTTCCTTGTTGCATCACCAATATTTATGCAGACAATACCCCCAGGAGCCATGACTCTATCCACTTCAATCCAGACCTTGTCTAATTCTTGGTGCATTAACTGATAAGCTTTTGGGCCATTACCCTCTTTTATCAGATCTTTGATTTTTGTGTTTAGTTTGGAGAAGAGTTTGTCCCACATTTCAATCATAGGATAAGGTGGTGATGTGACAACGAGGTTTATAGTTTCATCTGAGACTTCCCTCATGTTATTTGCATTTTTAAAATAAATTTTATGGATTGTTTTTTTCATGCTCTTGTTCCTCTTTCTTTTTTGCTATTGAAGAAATGAATGATTTTTCGGCTAACCAAGCTAAAATGATATTTCTAACGATATCGGCGTCTTTTTCTCCGAATTCGCCCCTCAATTTTTCTATTAGGTTCCATTGGCTTTTATTAAAAGTAACTTGAACTCTCTTCTTATGATCAGTCATATGAGACACACCAAGTACACATATGAAACATTTAATATATAAAAGTTTTCACATGAAATACTAATTGTAAATTATTCTTTATTTTCTTGAAAAGTCTCTTGGGGAAAATAATTCTAGGATAAAATTATTTTTTTTGCTGGACTACTTTTAGGTCAATCCTTAGGTGCTTCTATTGCTTTTCTTTTGGTTAATTTTTCTAGATGATCTCTAGTATGCTCCTGTTTTGTAGTCTTTCTACTTCGTTTTGCAGGTGGCTGACTTCCTTTTCTCTTTTTTTGAACACCTCTTGTAAGTGTTTATGTTCATTTTTTAATTTTTCATAGTCTGCCTGTAATTGGCTTAATTGATTTGTTAGTTTTCTGTTTTCTTCTATTATTTTACTGTATTTTTCCTGGTTTTCTACAAGTTTTTGGAATTGGATTTTTGGGATTATGCACACTTTCTCCTCGCATTCAAAGGCCTGCAATTCCACGTCTTCTTTTCTTAGGTTTATGGTGTATTGTTTTGTGGTGTATTGGCGATCATTGCGCTTGTATTTGCGCTCATAACATTTGATCATGGACTCTAAGAATTTCATATTGTAGTCTATTGTAGATTATGAGTAGTCTACTGTATACTATCTTAGTGGTTATTGTAGCTACTGTAATCTATTAGCATGTTACAATAGTCTATTGTAGAAAAAATAAATTAATTTGGAAGGTGAGAGTACTTTTTGTAGTGGATTTTTTAGTGTGGTGGTTGCTATGCTCTATTTAATATGTGACAAATGTAACGTTTACTATGAAATTGAAGATGGGGGTGTAAAATGATTGAAGGCATTGTAAGAAGTGAAAAAATAGGTTATCGTATTGATGCGCCAGCAACTTTTGAATACGTATGGGATCAGATGATTCTTTTACAAACTCAAGAAAACGTGAAGAGAATTCTAAAGGAGGCAATTGAAAACAAATTTTATGGTATAAATTTAGACCGAATCCGTAAAGAAAGGAAAAAATTGAAGAAAACGAAAAAAGGAATGCCTAAAAAATTTATAAATGGACGTAATATAGAAACTGCTGCTTCTAAAGTAGTTACTTTTATGAGGCAAGCCTATGAATATTACCGCTCTGCAAGAGAAGCAGGATTCTTGACAAAGCCCGTACTATTGTATTATGGTATGGTCAGTTTATCAAAAGCATTAATTGATTCGACATATATAATATCAAAGCCGGTTAAAAGTCATGGCTTGCGGATAGTTTATGATGATGGAAAGCCACTTTTGAGGGTTGAGGTGGAGAGGAATGGTGAGTTTCAAACTTTTAGAGACACTTATATCAGTGATACAACCCTCTATACTTTTAAAGAGAATAAACTAAATTTTGATTTAAAAGAATTGTTATCCGTCATTCCAGGAATCGCCAATGAATGGAGAATCACATACGAAAGCAGAGAAAATCCTAAAGAGTTTAGAACGACTGGTATTCTCGCATCTCATAAAAGAGAATTAGATGATATTACCGCCAAATATACTTTCAAAGTGTATCGAAATAAAAGAGATCTAAGAGAATTACAGGAGAAATTTAATGTTCATGTAATTGACGCCCATTTTTTGGCAATGTATATATTGTGTACTCTTGCACGGTACTACCCACAAAGATGGCAAAAAATCATAGAAAATTCAAAAGAAGCATTTTTAATAAAAGCTTTTTTAACACGCTCTGAGCGAGATTTTCCAGTATTAATATATAGCGAAATAACAGGAATGGAAACCCACTTCCTACCCTTCGCCCGTATGGTTGGATAAGTAGACTAAATTTTGGCTTCAGTGCAGAATCCAAGTCATAAAAATCAACTCTGGTTCATGGTCTAGGTCAGTTGACATACAAATTCTTTAAACTTATGTAGCAAATCATAAGGTGCAGAAAGATTAACACTTATTATTAGAACTAACAACATATTTAAAAAAATAGTGCATAAATGAAACTAAACAAATATTAGTACCAGGGTTTATCATGATCCTTCCCAGAATAGAAGAAAGAACTCTTTATCCCCCAATAATAAGTTATTTACAAGAACTTGGTTTTGAAGCAATAGGGGAAACCAGGGTCGCTAGAAAACAACCTGACATATTATTTAGTTTGGATAAAGTTTCTTTTGTAATTGAGATTAAAATAGGGAGACCTGATATTGGATTAAAAGCTGTTGCACAAGCCCATGATTATGCTAAAAAGTTAGGAACACAAAATATAATAATACTTATTTATCCAGAAGAGTACAGGGATCAGGCAATTTTTGATGAAAGCATTGTAACCAGGGTTGCATTAGAAAAAGAGATTTCGGCTTTGGTTTTAACGGATTATTGGACTGAGAGTCTTGTTATAAAACCAATTGAACTTTTTAAATCTCTAAAAGATAAAATTATTTCTAAGAAGGTTAAAGTTGAATTCAATACTGTAGTCGAGTTGATAAAAAGTTATGTTAAAGATCTTAGTGACATAATCTACCAAAT
This DNA window, taken from Thermoplasmatales archaeon, encodes the following:
- a CDS encoding MjaI family restriction endonuclease, encoding MSKGFEEFNIIKLDFKNEVKKITGEEKKFPKYTTQIINLANQNAQGTRPKVVGQLSELIQQCPDKSYEGWRRWYLERYPDAIEKATKKISRMIEKMKEAMDLIDEKMVREWVEDLVITKTAKGLIIQEIILKTLADSVGCKWRLATPEEESKNIDGFIGSTPISIKPITYRSKKPTVREEIDVEMIFYKETDRYLYIYHNLDLD
- a CDS encoding CopG family transcriptional regulator gives rise to the protein MTDHKKRVQVTFNKSQWNLIEKLRGEFGEKDADIVRNIILAWLAEKSFISSIAKKKEEQEHEKNNP
- a CDS encoding site-specific DNA-methyltransferase — encoded protein: MKKTIHKIYFKNANNMREVSDETINLVVTSPPYPMIEMWDKLFSKLNTKIKDLIKEGNGPKAYQLMHQELDKVWIEVDRVMAPGGIVCINIGDATRKVGDEFRLYPNHSRIISFFSESLGYQVLPFIIWRKQSNKPTKFMGSGMLPPNAYVTHEHEYILIFRKDGPRQFKTEEEKERRRESAYFWEERNKWFSDVWTDLTGVSQKLNHKGLRERAAAYPFELAYRLINMYSIIGDWVLDPFLGTGTTTAAAACTGRNSIGYEIDPNFKELIESRIAETIKFAKEVVMERIRKHMDFVKEKGGKYLSVNYGFRVVTGQERNIRLYLMKNYKKRDDNTLEVHYKEISALDIEKTYKKRVQAKLIEI